The genomic stretch gaaatggttaaaaaaaaaataataataataataactaacgtCTGGCAAGTCATCGTCGGAGAACTCCAAGGGGAATGTGGTTTTATTCTTCTTTGAATTTGTCTTTCGACTGTACGTGTAGTGAGGCCTTGGCCGGCCTGGCAGCGACGGGTCGGCGGACTTGCAATCGGCGTGGGTCATCTGGAAGGGCAGCAGGTGCCTCTGCAGAAAGAAAAGCAATCCAACGTTGTCAAGCGAGTATGTCACGACCGCTCGGACGCGACTTGGGGTACTAGCAACGTCGTACCATCGCCTGCCTCTGACACTGTCGCAGGCGACACTTCTGCCTCTTTTTGTTTCTGCCACCAAACTTGGGTTTGTCCACGCAGAAATCGCACGTGCCGCAGTCCTTCCTGCAGAGACACGCGTTGCATTTTCCACAAGCGCGCCGTTTACGCTTCTTATGCCACTGAAAACAAGAGCAATAGGATGCAACTTAGGGCTGGGCGATGtatcgatatttttaaaatatcgatatttcttttaagcacgatatgaaaaacaagcatatcgttcatatcgaCAAAGACTGGATTGGAtgcggaggtctcatgtttcaagatggcgccgcccaaGTGCAAGCTAGTTTTGCTGCTCCGTATCTTCTGctgcgtttttagtgtttaatagtccTTATGTATTACtttctgactgttttgttgccatgccgaccccttaagcaagtgtgcagctatggatgttcatcttgttacgtttgCAGAACGAGATGCTACCAGGAGCGTTTGAGGGGGATGAGGGAGCCGGCGTAGAATACGGTGGCGCTTTGATGAAGCAACATAGTCCAGGCTTCATTAGAGcgttacaaataaataaatgacatttttgctcTTCGCGGCGGGGGGTCTCGGAATGTAACCCCGGGGATAGCAGAACTACTGTACGTATGAGCATGTTACCACAGTTTTATAGAAATCAAACTAAACACTAACGTGAACCAAAGACAAGAACACtcacatcatcatcgtcgtcggtTGACAAGTCCTCCTCATCATCGAAGTCCATAATAGCAGAAAAGTTCTCGGTGTCACTGCTTTTTAGACTCTGGTCTAAACTCTGGTGCTGCAAGAGTAACCACGCATTAAATGTTGAAcacaaatcttatttttttccatgtacaTGATAAGACACCGGGAATGCCTACCTGTAAGTCTTGAATTTCCCTCTGCAGAACATGAACATAAAAGACGTTATTAGCTAAAGGTTGAGCTACATGAGTAATGTATCATTAAAAAAGTAATGTAATCATAAAAAGGTCGTCAtggtctagatcaggggtgggcaaactttttcactcgcgggccgctttgagttaacaaaattgtcccgaGGGGGGGCccgaatatatatttaatacgcactattttacgcttataattctgacagtccgcattgaattattagtctaattttatctgtaaatcatactatcagctgtcactatcagaccacagcaaattacgaaatttaattttacagttttgttttttctgaatcaaacatccgacttgacttatgttgccagctgttgttaaaattgttaaaatttgaaatatttggaagcagttgatgtttgctaaataatcactaataaatacaataaatcactatattgacagttactatggtacccattatgccatggtatggtcatatcacctcatacttcggtacgtgacaaaaaaaaacaaaaccatattaggaaagcaggaagtgatcaaattattatgtcattgtagagtcacatcacttctgtacgaggtacattattaaaaaaacaacaaaaaaaacttaaactgtattatggaaagcaggaagtgaacaaatgtaacagttactgattgtaaaagtaccagatggaggagtaggatttaataagctttgcttcttcctactccttttggacatgtggatctgtgaactgattatgtgatgcattcaattgtaatctgatgcatgttcaaatgaaataaaaccattaccattactatagaaagcaactggcgggtcGGATTCaaccgcttagtgggccgcatgtggcccccgggccgtagtttgcccacccctggtctagatagTTCTAAACCTACATGCATTGTAGGCAGAAAAGTCAAATACCTGAAAACTCATGCTATCGTCCAGGAATTCTGAAATGTCACTTTGTGACATTTTCTGTGGGAGGAGGTCTTCACTTTCAGAGCCCTGATAGGAAATCATGATGGAGACATAGACAGACATGTAAAGAAGTGTAACTACTTAACAATAACCAGCGCACTTCCTAAGCCCACCTTGCGAATAGGACAGATGCATTTGCGCATTCGACACACTCGTTTTCTGTTCTCTGGTCCTTGCAGTCCATTCTTGCAGTTGGCACACTGGCCACAGTTTGCTGTGGTCCGACATCCCACACACTGCCCGCACGGAAACCACTAAAGTTGGTGTAAACGTGATGAGAAaagcagttattattattattattattgcatttaaAAGGTTAGAATATTTTGCTGATGCAAttagtaactactaattaaTTGCTTAAAATATTTGGCAACATTTAGTACAAAGCTAAAAAATCTGAAACATGGTTTATAGGTATTAATCGGGACCAATATATAAGCCAAAATAAACTCTAATACAAACTATATGCAAGACTGCTGACTGATGACGAATGGAAAAATATGCTGAACATTAGATGGGGCATTACCTTCCGGAAACGAACCATTGGGTGTTCATTTGCTTTTGAGGCTGTTAAAATATATCAAAGAGTGAGAAAAGTCAATGGTGAGCAATTACATCCATATTTATGCAATActacagtgtttcccataccACGGAAATGCAAATTTATCATGACCAATAATGCAAATTTGACCATTACATGATCACACAcccccaccacaaatagatcgcTGTCCTGTCGGAAACACTGtaatacaggggtgctcacactttttcagcatgcaagctacttttaaaatgaccgagtcaaaatgatctacccactacaaaaatgcaaaacatctatttattttcaaatgtattgaggattatttgtacgtacaatgtatgttgatgtaccttacataaccaaatgagccaatattgcaaaacacacagaattaactattaacattttttgtaattacctgagtttactttgatgacttgcactgaattgaaccagccagggatgcatagtccggacagtagctgctgatagccagcctcaagcacacttccaaatgtttatcagtcatggataatatccgtatcataatatccgtataatattccatatccgtatggaagtgatatgttttttgcctttttacttggtccagctccttcactcattttagtgaccataaactttagcgagggcttaaaatctgacgcaattcgccgactagcttagcactttgcatcgttgtttacgcatgggcggtgacctaaaggtcaaaattcagttgtcatctgactggttgtcctgtatgtcaatcaagtaacggggatggatgataggctgacatcgtaagttctgctgcacttagagacgttgtttgatttgattggtcgcccgaagggcaacattcagttgtcatctgaatggctgccctgtatatcaatcaagtgacggcattgatgctgggatgatatttttttaatgtcacgccgcgatcgaccagcgatcgaccagtaccacctccgcgatcgaccagtagctcgcgatcgacttaatgagcaccccggCTGTAATACTTCAATAATAGTTCTTCAGAATGATAGCTGTGACATACCCCAACATGGCGGACAGAAGGGCCTCTTTCTTTGCCTATCGTACCAAGTGCCAATAAAGAGCACACCGCATCGCCAACATTTCCTGTGGAGAAACACAACAACCCAGAGTCCCGCAGTACTTGAGTTTAGGACTGCCATAGAAGTAGCGTTGTATCAACAGGTCGTTCACCGGTGATTGAAAAGTACATTTAAAGCTCAGGACTCACAGTTGATTTTCGTCTGTGGCCATTTCCCCGTTTATTGAAGGCAGCGGTCGAGATGACGGCGGTCGATGAATCTTAATTTTAATACTGGGTACCACATTGTCATTGCCGGCATTTTGGGGGTGATAAGAATTCCCCATTGTGCTCTGCTCGGAGAAAGGCGTTTGGTCGGAACATACATCTTTGGGCCAGTCGTTGGGAGGGACGTAGGGGGAGTCTGGAGTGTCCGTCCCGTCTCCCGTGTTCATCCAGCTTGATTCAGTGTAGCTGCGGTCCTGCATTTTCCTCTGGCGGTTCAAAAAGAGCAGTCAACAAAACATTATCTTAAATATGTCAAACCACAGCAATACCTTTCCTCTGCCTCGAGGTTTCTGTCCTTGGCCATTGTAGAACCTCCCCGctttaaagtcaaaatttgaCATGTCAACTCCCACAAGCAACGCCATCAGCTCGACTTTGCTCCTCACCCGATCGCCATCTGGGCTGTGAATTCGAAAACAGGTCAGTGATGAATGCAGCTTTTATACTATACTCTACTTTTTTAAGCTTTTTAACTATTTATAGTTTGCATTTTCTtagtttttgtgtgtatgtaccaCTTCACAGCAAAGTGGAATATGGTAATAAGACAGAACTAAAAATAATTGTATGGATTTTAATCCCTCAAAGAGCTATATAATGTCAATAGTTGCTTTGGTGTCATTCTGAAAACACCACGTGGTTTTATGATAAGATTGTGATTGCAATACGTGTTCCTGCTGATGAGGGAGGGTGGAAAGCTCAACAGTACTACAGTCGGAATGATTTTGTCTTTGCTTCAAGATTTGTTCTGTTTACTGGAAATATCTAATGTCGAATCCAACTCTTACATTCAAAGaagaataagaaaataaaatatctgacaaaGTTTGCAACATTTTGTTTCCGCCTGACCAGAACCCGTGCATTACCTGAGATAATATACATCCTTTTGGCCGATGCTACAACCGGAGCGCCGGATAACCTCTTTCCGTTTCCAGCCCGCTCCAAGATCGGGGACGTCGACCCAGCCTTCTTCGGGACGTGAACGCTTGCGTATAAAGCCTCCGTTGCGTCGGTTTCCTGCACGCCTTAAAAGTAAATAGTGACCATACATGTTACAAATGCAGATACAAATAAGCTTCAGGCCACAAAGTGAGAGCTTGCTAAATGCTAAGGCAACCAAGACACACATTtttctgatgtgttttttttttttccctttatttgggcaaatatgtgaatcattacagtgcatttcttacatcaatcaaaatataactttccattatttacatttgtattcagctatctgatcccaagcccaaaaggagtaggctgaagcaaaagcttataaatgcctacccctttttgcaggatataatcatgttcatgtcactgtcttgtttcccctgttattattttcattgtaatattattatcattattgttataatctttatcattattaccatcattataatcatcattaatattaccattttcatcattatagttaaaaaatttgtgatttttttatttttaattatttaattttatagacttcattgcttcttgtagagtgtagagatttcatctgttattttctgaaatctgcagtctttgtgtgtcaatttattgtTGCTAGCTAATGTAGTGCAGTTGTGACTTTCATTGCAAACTTTATGATTAAGTTCCTTGCAATCcattaataaatcaaaataatggaaaaatagtACAGAGGAAGATTGAATGCAAATGGTTAATGATTATTAGTACCTACGGAGACTGCCTCAAAAAAGATTtccataaatataaaaaaaatcctcagGTAAACTGCATTTCCTTTTATAATATTGTGACGAATACTCTAATTCTATGTGTCATTTTGTGTCATCAAGTCTATCTCGCATTGATTTAAACTCACGACAAGTAGAACAAATAACTTACTTCGTTTGTTTAAAGGCATTTTCACTGCCCCCAAAACTATGACTCTTTTCGCTTTCTCCTGCCAAGCTTTCCTCATCACCATCACTTTGCTCGTCATCTTCAAGTGGTTCCAGCCAGTCAACAGGAGGATTATCAACATGGTCCTTTTTTTCGTCCTTTATTggcttctcctcctcttcctgggtTTGTCCAACAGGATCCCATGCAGGTTTTTCTGCTCTATCTTGTTTTTCTGTGGTCTCCTCTGCGCTTTGTTCAACATCTTTTCCCACAGGGTCGCTCCCAGAAGGCGGCAATGATTCCTCCTCCATTGGTACAACAATTTAAACTAAAAACAGTCCTCTTGTGGGGGGAGGAGGGGTGGTAGTGTTGGTTTATATTACAGCATCCTATTTGAAGCGTTTTCACACCATATGAGAATTCTGTCTCCTCCCTGCGGCCTCTGGTGTTGGTCAGGGGGCAGATGACTTGTCTTGTTACTAAACATGAGTTTGGCAAAGAAAGGGTTGTTAGTAAACCACCATACATTCATGTTTTTCTAAATATACACACTTTTCACGCATGAATGGTTTGCCAATAACATGCAATCAACACAACATTTCGTATATATACTTAACATGATACTGCTGGTTAGGCATGGTGACTAACCATCACTTATATGTAGCAAATATTAACCAGGAATCAACATTGTTGCACTCGCCGAGTGCATTAAAAACCGTACAAATGTTCCTACTAAATTAACCAAAGCTATAACATTGTTACCGTTCATCGCCGGGCAAACACACATCccacaatattgttattatgcaCTAGATGTCGTTGTATGAAACACTGAAGTCACAgctatgctaacgttagcaaccAAATGCTACAGCTACACTTCCTACTTCTAATGGAGAAATGCCCAAATCCGTAAGTATTTTACCGCTCAATGCACGCTGTCGGTTCGTTGGgtcaacaaaaacacatacCTTTAGCGTACGATATCCTCGATGCCTGACACTAGTAACACCACTGTTCTCCTGTTAAGGGGTGCTAATGATGCTAGCTAGCATAAATGTAGCGCCGACGGAAGCGACGGTGGGACCTAAACATAGGAGGCAACCGAAGATGCCTGTCTGGAAAGTTGCTAGAATAGTTTCTTTTTGGCAAATAAGCTCACTGGGGTGGATTATTCTCATTCCAATCACACTCGTTGGTCTAAAACACATACAGCTCAAAATGTAAAGTTGGACATCCATacttgaaatgacaaaattacAATTTGCAAGATGGAGTTACCAGTAATACGCAGTGGTTACTATTAATGCAGCCCCCCGTTTATGTATTTTACCAAACAATGAAAGGCCTCATTAACAACTACTTTCTCATTATTTAAGGATATCTTACCCAAATACATGTTCTTATTTCACACGAGGTTGCATATGCTATAATTTAATGTCATTCACAACTAATCAGGCACATAATTAACACACAGATAACCCAGTAAGACATTTGAAGGAGTTTATTTacagcagtggtgtccaaagtgcaggaCAGGGTCCATTTGCAGCCCATGATTCATCACTTATTGGCTCGCAACACATTGTAGAAATCATTTAAACCAAaagaaaatgggaaaaatacagcaaattgTTTAgagaaaaggctgaaatgttgatagtaaaaactagaaaaagctttctctttaaatatatagcaattttttttagcctttttacaaaatgtaacaaatatatatagaaataaacaggatttttttaaaagcacagTATGCTGCCCTCACTGGAAATGTTCATAGCAAAAAGTTGGTTAGTGTCTCtctacacagtcaggaaaatATATACTCACGTTACCACCTCAAGTtcattatgataaaaaaaattataattattcaaataGAAAATCACTTTACATTGTTTCATGTTTCTCGGATGGATTCCACTATCTATCCTTATTACAACGCAGGTCAGTTGTCAAGGGATCATGTTGAATGGTTTGGTGCAACATCAGCGCGAGTAGACCGGCTCTGTTGGTCATGGCGGCCCTGACATTCCGTTCTTGTTCAAACAGCTCGTCCAACTTGTACCACTGCGGGTGCAGAAATCATACAAGTTACTACAATAGCGGGAACAACACAGTACACACCTTTAATCTAATACTTTATGAATACTGTATACCCACCACCCTGACTCGCTCCAAATCCACTTCAGCCCGCCTGAGCTTTTCCCAGTTGTAATGTTTGTTGCACTTCCGTTTG from Doryrhamphus excisus isolate RoL2022-K1 chromosome 1, RoL_Dexc_1.0, whole genome shotgun sequence encodes the following:
- the mbd1b gene encoding methyl-CpG-binding domain protein 1b isoform X2 produces the protein MEEESLPPSGSDPVGKDVEQSAEETTEKQDRAEKPAWDPVGQTQEEEEKPIKDEKKDHVDNPPVDWLEPLEDDEQSDGDEESLAGESEKSHSFGGSENAFKQTKRAGNRRNGGFIRKRSRPEEGWVDVPDLGAGWKRKEVIRRSGCSIGQKDVYYLSPDGDRVRSKVELMALLVGVDMSNFDFKAGRFYNGQGQKPRGRGKRKMQDRSYTESSWMNTGDGTDTPDSPYVPPNDWPKDVCSDQTPFSEQSTMGNSYHPQNAGNDNVVPSIKIKIHRPPSSRPLPSINGEMATDENQLKCWRCGVLFIGTWYDRQRKRPFCPPCWASKANEHPMVRFRKWFPCGQCVGCRTTANCGQCANCKNGLQGPENRKRVCRMRKCICPIRKGSESEDLLPQKMSQSDISEFLDDSMSFQREIQDLQHQSLDQSLKSSDTENFSAIMDFDDEEDLSTDDDDDRHLLPFQMTHADCKSADPSLPGRPRPHYTYSRKTNSKKNKTTFPLEFSDDDLPDMGWGSEPSSSSKFLDINPKPDSSKQLVRSNLEDQVRMARPDIDRSSHKSSHQEVLNEWDEDDSHPDTDVPLQIEDEEELPMITQIFSLADNPAVSTEELDEHLKKLLASLRDTTLPILWYAIMAEGPQLQLIQCAKQSSMSDTVVLIDPGFFFQITVQNQPLSPTHPLYDDYPPKLTSVTEVVTLLLGLENYVLCQGLPPRRPLSSNGPITLERASTCDFLVERNVDICSNCKLLRG
- the mbd1b gene encoding methyl-CpG-binding domain protein 1b isoform X1, which gives rise to MEEESLPPSGSDPVGKDVEQSAEETTEKQDRAEKPAWDPVGQTQEEEEKPIKDEKKDHVDNPPVDWLEPLEDDEQSDGDEESLAGESEKSHSFGGSENAFKQTKRAGNRRNGGFIRKRSRPEEGWVDVPDLGAGWKRKEVIRRSGCSIGQKDVYYLSPDGDRVRSKVELMALLVGVDMSNFDFKAGRFYNGQGQKPRGRGKRKMQDRSYTESSWMNTGDGTDTPDSPYVPPNDWPKDVCSDQTPFSEQSTMGNSYHPQNAGNDNVVPSIKIKIHRPPSSRPLPSINGEMATDENQLKCWRCGVLFIGTWYDRQRKRPFCPPCWASKANEHPMVRFRKWFPCGQCVGCRTTANCGQCANCKNGLQGPENRKRVCRMRKCICPIRKGSESEDLLPQKMSQSDISEFLDDSMSFQREIQDLQHQSLDQSLKSSDTENFSAIMDFDDEEDLSTDDDDDWHKKRKRRACGKCNACLCRKDCGTCDFCVDKPKFGGRNKKRQKCRLRQCQRQAMRHLLPFQMTHADCKSADPSLPGRPRPHYTYSRKTNSKKNKTTFPLEFSDDDLPDMGWGSEPSSSSKFLDINPKPDSSKQLVRSNLEDQVRMARPDIDRSSHKSSHQEVLNEWDEDDSHPDTDVPLQIEDEEELPMITQIFSLADNPAVSTEELDEHLKKLLASLRDTTLPILWYAIMAEGPQLQLIQCAKQSSMSDTVVLIDPGFFFQITVQNQPLSPTHPLYDDYPPKLTSVTEVVTLLLGLENYVLCQGLPPRRPLSSNGPITLERASTCDFLVERNVDICSNCKLLRG